From Medicago truncatula cultivar Jemalong A17 chromosome 7, MtrunA17r5.0-ANR, whole genome shotgun sequence, a single genomic window includes:
- the LOC112416247 gene encoding uncharacterized protein, which produces MAVMLRFLNDKGEVVERFLALHHVKDTTSEALKNALYDIIDRYKLSISRIRGQGYDGASNMRGEFNASHHTTLLRLDQMWSSVLVVLSMVHEDGRGPSQAAGLIEKMESFKFAFILKLMLKLFGITNELSKILQRKDLNIVLAMELINVVKTRLATLRDSGWDNLFVDAQEFCVAKGILVPNMDEEIPVRGRSRLEGRTVTNLHHYRAEIFYVAIDKICVEMDHRFSEGSHTVLNCFSCLDPKNSFFKFDVDKLARLADIYHADFSNDDRGTIREQLETYVLQVKRHASFSSCEDVQSLAMKMVQTEKHLVFPLVYKLIELTLILPVSTASVERAFSAMKIIKTKLRNKMNNVWLNDLMIRYTEREIFKSLDDVDIIRTFTVKRSRKGHLPPNFI; this is translated from the exons ATGGCGGTAATGTTAAG GTTCTTGAATGACAAAGGGGAAGTTGTGGAACGATTTCTTGCTCTGCATCATGTCAAAGATACTACTTCCGAGGCACTAAAAAATGCTCTTTATGATATTATTGATCGTTACAAGTTATCTATTTCAAGGATACGAGGGCAAGGATATGATGGGGCTTCAAATATGAGAGGTGAATTTAATGCTTCACATCATACTACCTTGCTTCGTCTGGATCAGATGTGGTCCTCCGTGTTAGTGGTGCTTAGTATGGTTCATGAAGATGGACGTGGACCATCTCAAGCGGCGGGTTTGATAGAAAAAATGGAGAGCTTTAAATTTGCTTTCATTTTGAAGTTaatgttaaagttgtttggtatcACAAACGAGCTTTCAAAAATCTTGCAAAGAAAAGATCTTAATATTGTGCTCGCCATGGAATTAATTAATGTAGTCAAAACTCGGTTGGCCACATTGAGAGATAGTGGTTGGGATAATTTATTTGTTGATGCACAAGAATTTTGTGTTGCTAAAGGTATTCTGGTGCCAAATATGGATGAAGAAATACCGGTTCGAGGTCGTTCAAGATTAGAAGGGAGGACTGTTACTAATCTTCACCATTACCGGGCCGAGATTTTTTATGTTGCTATTGACAAAATATGTGTGGAGATGGATCATCGCTTCAGTGAAGGAAGTCACACTGTGCTTAATTGCTTCTCATGTCTTGACCCCAAGAACTCTTTCTTCAAGTTTGATGTTGATAAGCTTGCTCGTCTTGCTGATATATATCATGCAGATTTTTCTAATGATGACCGTGGAACAATAAGGGAGCAACTTGAGACTTATGTACTTCAAGTGAAAAGGCAtgcttccttttcttcttgtGAAGATGTTCAAAGTTTGGCTATGAAGATGGTTCAAACTGAGAAACATTTGGTATTTCCATTGGTCTACAAACTCATTGAGTTGACTTTGATATTGCCGGTGTCGACAGCATCCGTTGAAAGAGCTTTTTCAGCAATGAAGATTATCAAGACTAAATTGCGCAACAAGATGAACAATGTGTGGTTAAATGACTTGATGATACGTTACACCGAGCGGGAGATATTCAAGtcacttgatgatgttgatattattcgAACATTCACCGTAAAGAGGTCTCGGAAAGGGCATTtacctcctaattttatttag